From the genome of Longispora fulva:
ACACGACGATCGTGGCCTCCCCGGCGTCGGACTCCGCTGGCTTCAAGTACCTGTCGCCGTACACCGGCTCGGCCATCGGCCAGCACTGGATGTACGCGGGCAAGCACGTCCTCATCGTGTTCGACGACCTGTCGAAGCAGGCTGAGGCGTACCGCTCGGTGTCCCTGCTGCTGCGTCGTCCGCCGGGCCGTGAGGCGTACCCGGGTGACGTCTTCTACTTGCACTCGCGTCTGCTCGAGCGGTGCGCGAAGCTGTCCGACGAGCTCGGCGGCGGTTCGATGACCGGTCTGCCGATCATCGAGACCAAGGGCAACGACATCTCGGCGTACATCCCGACCAACGTGATCTCGATCACCGACGGTCAGATCTTCCTCGAGCAGGACCTGTTCAACCAGGGTGTCCGCCCCGCCATCAACGTCGGCACCTCGGTGTCCCGCGTCGGTGGTTCGGCCCAGGTGAAGGCCATCCGTGGCGTCTCCGGCCGTCTGCGGGTCGACCTGGCCCAGTTCCGTGAGCTGGAGGCCTTCTCGGCCTTCGCCTCGGACCTGGACCGCGCGTCCCGGATGCTGCTGGACAAGGGCGTCCGCCTGGTCGAGCTGCTCAAGCAGGGCGTCGGCCAGCCGGTCGCCGTCGAGGAGCAGGTCGTCTCGATCTGGGCCGGTACGACGAACAAGCTCGACGACATCTCGGTCTCCGAGGTCCGTCGCTTCGAGACCGAGTTCGTCCAGTACCTGCGGCACTCGCACAAGGGCCTGCTCTCGGGCATCGCGACCACGAAGCTGCTGTCCGACGACGCGGTCGCCGAGCTGGAGACCGCCATCACGCGGTTCAAGCAGATGTTCCTCGCCGCCGACGACTCGATCGTGCCGAACGCGGCCGCCGAGGCGCAGGAGGCGATCGACCACGAGCTCAGCGAGTCCGTCACGCGCTACACGGCCCCGCCGGCCGAGAAGAAGTAGGGCTGCGCGATGGCTGCCAATGTCGGTGCTCTGAATCGCCGGATCCGTTCGGTCAAGGCGACGAAGAAGATCACCAAGGCGCAGGAGCTTGTCGCCACCAGCCGGATCGCCAAGGCTCAGGCGCGGGTGGCGGCTTCGCTGCCGTACGCCCGCTCCATCACCGGGGTGCTCACAGCGCTGGCGACCAACACCAGCAACATCGACAACCCCCTGCTGACCGCGCGTCCGCGCGTCCGGCGGGCCGGGGTGCTCGTCGTCACCAGTGACCGTGGTCTGTGCGGTGGCTACAACGCCAACGCGATCCGGACCGCCGAGCAGCTGATGACGAAGCTCCGGTCGGAGGGCAAGGAGCCGGTGCTGTACGTGTCGGGCCGCAAGGGGCTGGCGTACTACAAGTTCCGCAACCGCACGGTGACCGCCAGCTGGTCGGGCTTCTCCGAGCAGCCGGACTTCGACAACGCCCGCGAGATCGGGGTGACGCTGATCCAGGCGTTCATCAACGGCGCGGACGACGGCGACGACCACGCTGGCGAGGACGGCGTGCTGGGTGTCGACGAGTTGCACATCGTCTACACGCAGTTCAAGTCGCTGATGACCCAGGTTCCGGAGGCCAAGATCATTGGCCCGATGGAGGTCGAGGTCAAGCCGCGCGAGGAGGGGCTGGCCGCTGGGCTGCTCCCGTCGTACGAGTTCGAGCCGGAGGCCGAGGTGCTTCTGGACGCGTTGCTGCCGAAGTACATCAACACCCGGATCTACGCGGCGCTGCTCGACGCGGCGGCGAGCGAGTCGGCGGCACGTCGCAAGGCGTGCAAGGCGGCGACGGACAACGCCGATGACATGGTCCAGAACCTGACGCGGATCCGTAACTCCGCGCGACAGGCTGCGATCACCCAGGAGATCAGTGAGATCGTCGGCGGCGCCAACGCGCTAGCGGCGGCAGGGAGTGAAGTGTGATGACCACTGCTGTAGAGAGCAAGACCGGCCTCGGCCGCGTTGTCCGGGTCATCGGCCCGGTCGTCGACGCCGAGTTCCCGCGCAACGAGATGCCCGACATCTTCAACGCGCTGCACATCGACGTCGAGCTGGCCGGCGGCAAGAAGACCCTGACCCTCGAGGTCGCGCTGCACCTGGGCGACGGCATGGTCCGCGCGATCTCGATGCAGCCGACCGATGGTCTGGTCCGGGGTGCCGAGGTGCGCGACACGGGCTCGATGATCTCGGTGCCCGTCGGTGACGTCACCAAGGGCAAGGTCTTCAACGCCATCGGCGACTGCATGAACCAGCCCGACGCCGAGTTCGGCGAGCGCTGGGGCATCCACCGCAAGGCACCGGCCTTCAAGGACCTCGAGCCGAAGACCGAGATGCTGGAGACCGGCATCAAGGTGCTCGACCTGCTCGCCCCGTACGTCAAGGGTGGCAAGATCGGCCTGTTCGGTGGTGCCGGTGTCGGCAAGACCGTTCTGATCCAGGAGATGATCGTCCGGGTCGCGAACAACTTCGGTGGCACCTCGGTGTTCGCCGGTGTCGGTGAGCGCACCCGTGAGGGCAACGACCTGATCGCCGAGATGACCGAGTCCGAGGTCATCGACAAGACCGCACTGGTCTTCGGCCAGATGGACGAGCCGCCGGGCACCCGTCTGCGGGTCGCGCTGTCGGCTCTGACGATGGCCGAGTACTTCCGGGACGTCGCGAACCAGGAGGTGCTGCTCTTCATCGACAACATCTTCCGGTTCACCCAGGCGGGTTCCGAGGTCTCGACCCTGCTGGGCCGGATGCCGTCGGCCGTGGGTTACCAGCCCACCCTGGCGGACGAGATGGGCGAGCTCCAGGAGCGGATCACCTCCGTCCGGGGCAAGGCCATCACGTCGATGCAGGCCATCTACGTGCCCGCTGACGACTACACCGACCCCGCGCCGGCGACAGCGTTCACCCACCTGGACGCGACCACCAACCTCGAGCGGTCGATCTCCGACAAGGGCATCTACCCGGCCGTGGACCCGCTGGCGTCCTCGTCCCGGATCCTCGCCCCGGAGATCGTCGGCGAGGAGCACTACCGGGTGGCGGCCGAGGTCAAGCAGATCCTCCAGCGTTACAAGGACCTGCAGGACATCATCGCCATCCTCGGTATGGACGAGCTGTCCGAAGAGGACAAGATCGTGGTCGGTCGGGCTCGTCGCATCGAGCGCTTCCTGTCGCAGAACACCTTCGTCGCCAAGCAGTTCACCGGCGTCGAGGGCTCCTACGTCCCGATCAAGGAGACGGTCGACGCGTTCAAGCGGATCTCCGCTGGCGAGTTCGACCACTTCCCGGAGCAGGCGTTCTTCATGTGCGGTGGCCTCGAGGACCTCGAGCGCAACGCCGCGGAGCTGATGAAGTAACTGTTTCACCCGAGAAGGGCCCGGCCGCCGTTGGTGGTCGGGCCCTTTTTCGACGGGTACGAGTGGGGCCTCCCCGCCGCGCGCCGGCCACCCCCCGCTGATCGCGACCCGTGACGCCCACCCGGCGCCGGCGTCCGGCGGCTCCCCGACAGCGCCGGAGGGTGGCTGTGCTCACATCCGGCCTGTGTGCGGGCCGACCCGATTCCGCATTCGGGTCGACCGCCCAGTAGGATCGACCTCGTTCCCCGTCTTCGCGCGTAGGAGTGTCGTTGTGGCGAAGAAGCTGCACGTTGAGCTAGTGGCCGTTGAAGAGAAGGT
Proteins encoded in this window:
- the atpD gene encoding F0F1 ATP synthase subunit beta, translated to MTTAVESKTGLGRVVRVIGPVVDAEFPRNEMPDIFNALHIDVELAGGKKTLTLEVALHLGDGMVRAISMQPTDGLVRGAEVRDTGSMISVPVGDVTKGKVFNAIGDCMNQPDAEFGERWGIHRKAPAFKDLEPKTEMLETGIKVLDLLAPYVKGGKIGLFGGAGVGKTVLIQEMIVRVANNFGGTSVFAGVGERTREGNDLIAEMTESEVIDKTALVFGQMDEPPGTRLRVALSALTMAEYFRDVANQEVLLFIDNIFRFTQAGSEVSTLLGRMPSAVGYQPTLADEMGELQERITSVRGKAITSMQAIYVPADDYTDPAPATAFTHLDATTNLERSISDKGIYPAVDPLASSSRILAPEIVGEEHYRVAAEVKQILQRYKDLQDIIAILGMDELSEEDKIVVGRARRIERFLSQNTFVAKQFTGVEGSYVPIKETVDAFKRISAGEFDHFPEQAFFMCGGLEDLERNAAELMK
- a CDS encoding F0F1 ATP synthase subunit gamma; translated protein: MAANVGALNRRIRSVKATKKITKAQELVATSRIAKAQARVAASLPYARSITGVLTALATNTSNIDNPLLTARPRVRRAGVLVVTSDRGLCGGYNANAIRTAEQLMTKLRSEGKEPVLYVSGRKGLAYYKFRNRTVTASWSGFSEQPDFDNAREIGVTLIQAFINGADDGDDHAGEDGVLGVDELHIVYTQFKSLMTQVPEAKIIGPMEVEVKPREEGLAAGLLPSYEFEPEAEVLLDALLPKYINTRIYAALLDAAASESAARRKACKAATDNADDMVQNLTRIRNSARQAAITQEISEIVGGANALAAAGSEV
- the atpA gene encoding F0F1 ATP synthase subunit alpha — translated: MAELTISSEEIRGALERYVSSYKPEISREEVGTVAEAGDGIARVAGLPSTMANELLEFANGSLGLALNLDVREIGTVILGNAEGIEEGQPVKRTGRVLSVPVGDAFLGRVVDPLGNPIDGLGDIEAEGYRELELQAPTVMQRQSVKEPMQTGIKAIDAMIPIGRGQRQLIIGDRKTGKTTVALDTIMNQRANWLTGDPKQQVRCVYVATGQKASTIASIKGALEAAGAMEYTTIVASPASDSAGFKYLSPYTGSAIGQHWMYAGKHVLIVFDDLSKQAEAYRSVSLLLRRPPGREAYPGDVFYLHSRLLERCAKLSDELGGGSMTGLPIIETKGNDISAYIPTNVISITDGQIFLEQDLFNQGVRPAINVGTSVSRVGGSAQVKAIRGVSGRLRVDLAQFRELEAFSAFASDLDRASRMLLDKGVRLVELLKQGVGQPVAVEEQVVSIWAGTTNKLDDISVSEVRRFETEFVQYLRHSHKGLLSGIATTKLLSDDAVAELETAITRFKQMFLAADDSIVPNAAAEAQEAIDHELSESVTRYTAPPAEKK